From Pseudarthrobacter equi, a single genomic window includes:
- a CDS encoding aldo/keto reductase — translation MRYSILGRTGLKVSRICLGTATFGVAPDAREAGRLVGAALDLGINFIDTADSYGNMPVFDRPGAPASADREPAEQILGRALRGRRDEAVIATKSQVHVGPGINDGGLSRRHIIAQVETSLRRLGTDYIDLYYAHNPDPDTPLEQTLSAYDDLIRQGKIRYIGLSNHPAWQLVHALWLADDRRYYGPVATQVKYNLIDRTAERELAPACDEFGVSIIPYAPLHGGLLADLRVLDRGVSGDQRFAGPGFTSGEINTARELDRLSREWGLALNQSSLAWLLSRPAVASAIVGAESVEELHANASAADVDLDNDQLAAITALTSALA, via the coding sequence ATGCGGTATTCCATCCTCGGCCGGACCGGCCTCAAGGTCTCCCGGATCTGTCTCGGTACCGCGACGTTCGGCGTTGCACCCGACGCGCGCGAAGCCGGCCGGCTGGTCGGCGCGGCGCTCGACCTTGGTATCAACTTCATCGATACCGCAGACTCCTACGGCAACATGCCCGTCTTCGATCGCCCGGGCGCCCCGGCGTCCGCAGACCGCGAACCCGCCGAGCAGATCCTCGGCCGCGCGCTGCGCGGCCGCCGCGATGAGGCAGTCATCGCTACAAAGTCCCAGGTCCATGTTGGCCCCGGGATCAATGATGGCGGCCTGTCGCGCCGCCACATCATCGCGCAGGTCGAGACCAGCCTGCGGCGCCTGGGCACGGACTACATCGACCTCTACTACGCACACAACCCCGACCCCGACACTCCACTCGAACAAACCCTCAGCGCGTACGACGATCTCATCCGCCAAGGCAAGATCCGCTACATCGGCCTGTCCAACCACCCCGCCTGGCAACTCGTCCACGCTTTGTGGCTCGCCGACGACCGCCGCTACTACGGACCCGTGGCCACCCAGGTGAAGTACAACCTGATCGACCGCACAGCCGAACGGGAACTGGCGCCGGCCTGCGACGAATTTGGCGTCTCGATCATCCCGTACGCCCCGCTGCACGGTGGCCTGCTTGCTGATCTTCGCGTCCTTGACCGGGGCGTCAGCGGCGACCAGCGCTTCGCAGGGCCCGGCTTTACCAGTGGCGAGATCAATACGGCCCGCGAACTCGACCGGCTCAGCCGCGAGTGGGGACTGGCACTCAACCAATCCTCACTGGCTTGGCTGCTGTCCCGGCCGGCTGTGGCATCGGCCATCGTGGGGGCCGAGTCTGTCGAAGAACTCCACGCCAACGCTTCCGCGGCTGACGTCGACCTGGACAACGACCAACTCGCCGCCATCACAGCCTTGACGAGCGCCTTGGCCTGA
- a CDS encoding TetR/AcrR family transcriptional regulator, whose amino-acid sequence MAGKAVSAPRGPYKTGVRRREQIVQAALTVFGEQGFAGGSIRTIAERVGVSHATLLQHFGSKEGLLTAVLEEWDRQTVETGLSGVEGLEYFRRLPLVMSAHLANPGLLELFITMAAEASNPAHPAHTFIRHRYDRNLTILAGHLRQAADAGETTSLAPAQIDMEVRIVTAVLDGIGLQWLNDPSTDIVQAVATFMDRTIADWSRH is encoded by the coding sequence ATGGCCGGCAAGGCTGTCTCTGCCCCCAGGGGCCCATATAAAACAGGGGTGCGGCGGCGGGAGCAGATCGTGCAGGCGGCCCTGACGGTCTTTGGTGAGCAGGGCTTTGCCGGCGGATCCATCCGAACCATCGCCGAGCGCGTCGGTGTCTCGCATGCCACGCTGCTGCAGCACTTTGGCAGCAAGGAAGGACTGTTGACGGCGGTGCTGGAGGAGTGGGACCGCCAAACCGTTGAAACCGGCCTCTCGGGAGTTGAGGGGCTGGAGTACTTTCGGCGCCTGCCCCTGGTCATGAGCGCACACCTGGCCAATCCTGGCCTGCTCGAACTTTTCATCACCATGGCCGCCGAAGCGTCTAACCCTGCGCACCCCGCCCATACGTTCATCCGGCACCGATATGACCGCAACCTCACCATACTGGCCGGACACCTTCGCCAGGCTGCCGATGCGGGCGAAACAACGTCCTTAGCGCCGGCACAGATTGATATGGAAGTCCGCATTGTGACGGCCGTCCTGGACGGCATCGGACTGCAATGGCTGAACGACCCCTCCACGGACATCGTCCAGGCGGTCGCCACGTTCATGGACCGCACCATCGCCGACTGGAGCCGCCACTAG
- a CDS encoding TetR family transcriptional regulator, which produces MTSQPKQDPEAPALRDPRALRSREKLASAILDLAGENDAGTLAAGQVAAAAGVNRSTFYQHAASPAALLRKVLSDELDVLRAEHLSAAGGDIGPAIGAVTADVVRHLDRHRAIYRRGLVTDAGSGGLHAMLGAHFESSVRLLLERRAIAVPAPGGREVPQPMVARFIAYGVVGAMESRLVEASPRPVDEFLADLRELLPEWWPIG; this is translated from the coding sequence ATGACATCGCAACCGAAGCAGGACCCCGAAGCACCTGCGCTTCGCGATCCGCGGGCTCTTCGCAGCCGGGAAAAGCTGGCCTCCGCCATCCTGGACCTTGCCGGGGAGAACGACGCCGGAACGCTCGCTGCGGGGCAGGTCGCAGCCGCCGCCGGGGTCAACAGGTCCACCTTCTACCAGCACGCAGCCTCCCCTGCAGCCCTGCTGCGGAAGGTCCTTTCCGACGAACTGGACGTGCTCCGCGCGGAACACCTCAGCGCGGCCGGCGGCGACATCGGCCCGGCCATCGGCGCGGTCACGGCCGACGTGGTCCGTCACCTGGACCGGCACCGCGCCATCTACCGCCGGGGACTGGTCACCGACGCCGGATCCGGCGGCCTGCACGCCATGCTCGGAGCGCACTTCGAAAGTTCGGTCCGCCTGCTGCTCGAACGGCGCGCCATTGCCGTACCCGCACCGGGCGGCCGGGAAGTCCCGCAGCCCATGGTTGCCCGGTTCATCGCCTACGGCGTGGTGGGCGCAATGGAGTCCCGGCTGGTGGAGGCCTCGCCCCGCCCGGTGGACGAATTCCTGGCGGACCTGCGCGAACTGCTTCCCGAGTGGTGGCCCATCGGCTGA
- a CDS encoding DUF1206 domain-containing protein, with protein sequence MGNASEKANRAVSGAASASRSPALRVLARAGYVFIGLLHILIGVIALQIAGGQGGEADQTGAIGAVASKPGGVFLLWAGAVACAALALWMVSEAVFEARSQSESKKKLQKAGTAGGKALVFGVLAFTFAVFATGGSKSSSQSATDFTAKLMAAPAGVVLLVVVGLAIIGAGGYYAYKGFSRHFMEDLQDPGNARTAVEWTGSVGYVAKGVVLAVVGVLVIAAAVTADPSKSTGLDGGLKTLGSQPYGTVLLAVIAVGLACYGVYSMARARYGRF encoded by the coding sequence ATGGGCAACGCCTCGGAGAAGGCAAACCGTGCAGTTTCCGGAGCGGCGTCGGCGAGCCGGAGCCCCGCGCTGCGGGTGTTGGCCCGGGCCGGATACGTCTTCATTGGGCTGCTTCACATCCTGATCGGGGTGATTGCCCTGCAGATCGCCGGCGGGCAGGGCGGCGAGGCTGACCAGACCGGCGCCATCGGGGCGGTGGCCTCAAAGCCCGGCGGCGTCTTCCTGCTGTGGGCGGGTGCGGTCGCCTGCGCCGCGCTGGCCCTGTGGATGGTCAGCGAGGCAGTTTTTGAGGCGCGTTCCCAATCGGAGTCCAAGAAGAAGCTGCAAAAAGCCGGTACTGCAGGCGGGAAGGCGCTGGTGTTCGGGGTCCTCGCCTTCACGTTCGCGGTGTTTGCCACCGGCGGAAGCAAGAGTTCAAGCCAGTCCGCCACCGACTTCACCGCGAAACTGATGGCGGCGCCTGCCGGAGTGGTGCTGTTGGTTGTTGTGGGACTCGCCATCATCGGCGCCGGCGGGTACTACGCCTACAAGGGCTTCAGCCGGCACTTCATGGAGGACCTGCAGGACCCCGGCAACGCCCGGACAGCCGTTGAATGGACCGGCAGCGTCGGGTACGTGGCCAAGGGCGTGGTGCTCGCCGTCGTCGGCGTCCTGGTGATCGCCGCTGCCGTCACCGCCGATCCGTCAAAGTCCACCGGCCTGGACGGGGGACTGAAGACGCTCGGCTCGCAGCCTTACGGCACCGTCCTGCTGGCTGTCATCGCGGTGGGGCTGGCCTGCTATGGGGTGTATTCGATGGCGCGGGCACGCTACGGACGCTTCTAG
- a CDS encoding SGNH hydrolase domain-containing protein, whose translation MCSAVLVTVAAWAPWQVVEVKRAQLSTALSDRDYPGAQAWSERPAAVPAGMPVRPDPSVAMQDVPATSVGACGVYDPATVPDTDCWFGSQDQQAPVVVVVGDSHAGQFVDPLVAVSKKIPLRIHAMVRNGCPFALTPPRSADTVYANCSAQNAITAEKIIGQKPDLVLVAGMREDGYRKALGWHWSPESPLAEGYVQSLSRLRGAGLRVAVIADPPYPGGNPVECLQKHGKQDQCATSAAEALAGTDTLVTAAGSVPGVETIDLSRHFCRDGVCPVVIGNVLVYRDNHMTNTFAKSLAPDLAVALRLG comes from the coding sequence ATGTGCAGCGCGGTGCTGGTGACCGTGGCGGCGTGGGCGCCGTGGCAGGTTGTTGAGGTCAAGCGGGCCCAGCTGTCCACTGCCCTGTCCGACCGGGACTACCCCGGCGCCCAGGCGTGGTCCGAGCGTCCCGCCGCCGTTCCCGCGGGCATGCCCGTCCGCCCGGATCCGTCCGTGGCGATGCAGGACGTTCCGGCCACGAGTGTTGGCGCATGCGGTGTCTACGATCCGGCCACGGTGCCTGATACTGACTGCTGGTTCGGGTCACAGGACCAGCAGGCGCCCGTAGTGGTCGTGGTGGGCGATTCGCACGCCGGCCAGTTCGTGGATCCGCTCGTTGCGGTGTCGAAGAAGATTCCGCTCAGGATCCACGCGATGGTGCGCAACGGCTGCCCGTTTGCGCTGACGCCGCCACGCTCCGCGGACACCGTGTATGCCAACTGCTCGGCGCAGAACGCCATCACTGCCGAGAAGATTATCGGGCAGAAACCGGATCTGGTCCTGGTGGCGGGGATGCGCGAGGACGGCTACCGCAAGGCGCTCGGGTGGCACTGGTCCCCGGAATCCCCGCTGGCTGAGGGTTACGTCCAGTCCCTGTCACGGCTGCGCGGGGCGGGCCTGCGCGTCGCCGTGATCGCCGATCCGCCGTACCCCGGCGGAAATCCGGTGGAATGCCTGCAGAAGCACGGCAAGCAGGATCAATGCGCAACGTCCGCAGCCGAGGCCCTTGCAGGTACGGACACTCTGGTGACTGCCGCCGGCAGTGTTCCCGGGGTTGAAACGATCGACCTGTCCCGCCATTTCTGCCGCGACGGCGTCTGCCCGGTGGTTATTGGCAATGTCCTTGTCTACCGCGACAACCACATGACGAACACGTTCGCGAAGTCGCTGGCCCCGGACCTCGCCGTGGCATTGCGCCTGGGCTAA
- a CDS encoding DUF4193 domain-containing protein, translating into MATDYDEVRSDVKESQDRSLEALQSANAPDARSVVTQLDEADALDEGLTPGGEIVSEELTVQVIPQGADEFTCYSCFLVRHRSQLARESNGHSYCSECEG; encoded by the coding sequence GTGGCAACCGATTATGACGAGGTCCGCTCCGATGTAAAGGAGTCCCAGGACCGTTCCCTGGAGGCGTTGCAATCTGCCAACGCCCCCGACGCCCGCAGCGTTGTTACCCAGTTGGACGAAGCGGATGCACTGGATGAAGGCCTGACCCCCGGTGGAGAAATCGTCTCTGAGGAACTGACAGTCCAGGTCATTCCCCAGGGCGCGGACGAATTCACCTGCTACTCCTGCTTCCTGGTCCGCCACCGCTCCCAGCTGGCGCGGGAAAGCAACGGCCATTCGTACTGCAGCGAGTGCGAGGGCTAA
- a CDS encoding DedA family protein yields MAAGRGGGAPVRGLVDGILGVSPALAYTLVALLVFAEDALFIGFVIPGETAAVLGGVVASRGQVQLGVMMGLVVLAAIIGDSVGYEVGKHMGPRLLENRFLLRHRDNLDKAQDFLRRRGGSAVFLGRFVALFRALMPALAGVSGMHYPRFLAFNAAGGLIWGAGFVLLGYLAGNSYGAVAKAAGEDVTAAVVVIGLVAVVIWRVRRARSRKRQPSSPPPTQS; encoded by the coding sequence ATGGCGGCAGGCCGTGGCGGCGGCGCTCCCGTGAGAGGCCTGGTGGACGGGATCCTCGGCGTGAGTCCGGCGCTCGCCTACACGCTGGTGGCCCTGCTTGTCTTCGCCGAGGACGCACTGTTCATCGGCTTCGTCATTCCCGGCGAAACGGCCGCCGTGCTGGGCGGGGTGGTGGCCAGCCGCGGCCAGGTGCAGTTGGGCGTCATGATGGGGCTGGTGGTGCTGGCCGCCATCATCGGCGACAGTGTGGGATACGAGGTGGGCAAGCATATGGGCCCCAGGCTGCTGGAGAACCGGTTCCTGCTCCGGCACCGCGACAACCTCGACAAGGCCCAGGACTTCCTGCGGCGCCGCGGCGGATCAGCAGTCTTCCTCGGCCGGTTCGTGGCGCTCTTCCGGGCCCTGATGCCGGCACTGGCGGGCGTCTCCGGCATGCACTATCCGCGCTTCCTGGCCTTCAACGCCGCGGGCGGGCTCATCTGGGGTGCGGGCTTCGTGCTGCTCGGCTATCTCGCCGGCAACTCCTATGGCGCCGTAGCCAAGGCCGCGGGCGAAGACGTGACTGCCGCCGTCGTGGTCATTGGCCTCGTTGCCGTGGTGATCTGGCGGGTGCGGCGTGCCCGCAGCAGGAAGCGGCAGCCGTCCTCGCCACCGCCAACCCAAAGCTGA
- a CDS encoding lytic transglycosylase domain-containing protein, translating to MLRIRRYVVLCLFLICVGTAFSFWAAGKSGAEDTGQILPPPPLAGVKLDAGRSGMTTAVNVTASPDAQWLTDAAAQTGIPSRALRAYVAAAASANGSSPACGIGWNTLAAIGSVESGHGTHGGGSLDTDGQASGAIVGPSLDGEGFAAIPDTDGGALDGDGQWDRAVGPMQFIPSTWRLVGRDGNGDGAADPFNIDDAALSAATYLCLNGRDLRTSQGWTQAIYSYNQSDAYIRRVKDKAVTYATVTGTLR from the coding sequence GTGCTCCGTATTCGACGTTATGTGGTTCTCTGCCTGTTCCTGATCTGCGTGGGCACCGCATTCTCGTTCTGGGCTGCCGGGAAGTCCGGTGCGGAGGACACCGGCCAGATCCTCCCACCGCCCCCGCTGGCGGGCGTGAAACTCGATGCGGGGCGTAGCGGAATGACAACGGCCGTCAACGTCACGGCAAGCCCGGATGCCCAGTGGCTCACGGATGCAGCGGCGCAGACCGGCATCCCTTCCCGTGCCCTGCGGGCCTACGTTGCCGCAGCCGCCTCGGCCAATGGATCTTCCCCGGCCTGCGGAATCGGTTGGAACACGCTGGCCGCCATCGGCTCCGTGGAATCGGGACACGGAACCCACGGCGGTGGCAGCCTGGACACGGACGGGCAGGCAAGCGGCGCCATTGTTGGCCCAAGCCTCGACGGCGAAGGATTCGCCGCAATCCCGGACACCGACGGCGGCGCACTGGACGGAGATGGCCAGTGGGACCGGGCCGTCGGACCCATGCAGTTCATACCCTCGACGTGGCGGCTGGTGGGTCGAGACGGCAACGGCGATGGAGCAGCGGACCCCTTCAACATCGACGACGCCGCCCTCAGCGCCGCCACGTATCTTTGCCTCAACGGCCGCGACCTTCGGACGTCCCAGGGGTGGACGCAGGCCATCTACTCGTACAACCAGTCCGATGCCTACATCCGCCGGGTCAAGGACAAAGCGGTCACTTATGCAACGGTGACCGGAACGCTGAGATAG
- a CDS encoding FAD-binding oxidoreductase, which translates to MGSDRFDVLREQVRGQVIEEGDAGYEEARHVYNGMIDRRPAAVLQVSQAADVMAAVRFARGLGIDVAVRGGGHSAPGFGTVDDGLVLDFSARRGVRVDPAARTARVEAGATWADYNHATHAFGLASTGGIVGTTGVSGLTLGGGIGYLARKYGLSCDNLIGADVVLADGSFLTASDAENVDLFWALRGGSGNFGVVTSLEFRLHPVDMVHVGIIFFDASTGAGVGAAYREWIAAEPEEMGAFLGFHQGPPVPFLPEEWHGRPVTVVVGMWTGDPDAGPAHWQPMLDAGEPLGSFFAPMPYPALNMMFDGLNVPGLQGYWKADFLRTLSDDALRVAVEKSPGIPSIHTANHFYPIDGAVQRVAPEATAFAHRNVNFAPVIAGQWPDASENEANIAWVRDYWTALHEFSEPGGYLNFQDSDDQARIEETLGSNYARLAEIKAKYDPDNFFHINQNITPAPATGTGVTRPAADAPASLQREAVDLQPGAGSDAAPPEAAPAS; encoded by the coding sequence ATGGGTAGCGATCGTTTTGACGTGCTCCGCGAACAGGTCCGCGGACAGGTCATCGAAGAAGGGGACGCCGGTTACGAGGAGGCCCGGCACGTCTACAACGGCATGATCGACCGCAGGCCAGCCGCGGTATTGCAGGTATCCCAGGCGGCAGACGTCATGGCCGCCGTGCGCTTCGCCCGCGGCCTCGGCATTGATGTTGCGGTGCGCGGCGGCGGGCACAGCGCCCCCGGATTCGGAACGGTCGACGACGGTCTGGTCCTGGATTTCTCGGCGCGCCGCGGGGTGCGGGTTGACCCGGCAGCGAGGACAGCGCGCGTCGAAGCCGGCGCGACGTGGGCTGACTACAACCACGCCACACACGCCTTCGGCCTGGCCAGCACGGGCGGCATCGTCGGCACCACCGGCGTCAGTGGACTGACCCTGGGCGGCGGCATCGGCTACCTTGCCCGCAAGTACGGCCTGTCCTGCGACAACCTCATCGGGGCCGACGTCGTGCTGGCTGACGGTTCATTCCTGACGGCCAGCGACGCCGAGAACGTTGACCTCTTCTGGGCTTTGCGCGGCGGCAGCGGCAACTTCGGCGTGGTCACCTCGCTCGAGTTCCGGCTGCACCCCGTGGATATGGTCCATGTGGGCATCATCTTCTTCGACGCGTCCACCGGAGCCGGCGTGGGTGCTGCCTACCGCGAATGGATTGCCGCCGAACCTGAGGAAATGGGAGCGTTCCTGGGCTTCCACCAGGGGCCACCGGTTCCGTTCCTGCCCGAGGAATGGCATGGACGGCCGGTTACGGTCGTCGTGGGCATGTGGACCGGCGATCCCGACGCCGGCCCCGCCCACTGGCAGCCGATGCTGGACGCAGGAGAACCGCTGGGCAGCTTCTTCGCACCCATGCCCTATCCCGCACTGAACATGATGTTCGACGGGCTGAATGTTCCCGGACTCCAGGGATACTGGAAGGCCGATTTCCTCCGGACCCTCAGCGACGATGCGCTGCGCGTCGCCGTCGAGAAATCGCCTGGCATCCCGAGCATCCATACGGCCAACCACTTCTACCCGATTGACGGGGCAGTCCAGCGGGTGGCTCCGGAAGCCACGGCCTTCGCCCACCGGAACGTCAATTTTGCGCCGGTGATCGCAGGGCAGTGGCCCGACGCCTCAGAGAATGAGGCGAACATCGCGTGGGTCCGCGATTACTGGACGGCACTGCATGAGTTCTCCGAGCCGGGCGGCTACCTCAACTTCCAGGACTCGGACGATCAAGCGCGCATCGAGGAGACGCTGGGTTCGAACTACGCGCGGCTTGCAGAAATCAAGGCCAAATACGATCCCGACAACTTCTTCCACATCAACCAGAACATCACGCCGGCACCGGCCACGGGCACCGGCGTTACACGTCCTGCCGCGGACGCACCTGCATCCCTGCAGCGGGAGGCAGTGGACCTGCAACCCGGGGCGGGCTCGGACGCCGCACCTCCGGAGGCCGCTCCGGCATCCTGA
- a CDS encoding NAD(P)-dependent alcohol dehydrogenase — protein sequence MRAIVFKEWQQFPALEDVDRPTPGPGEVLLKVAGAGACHSDVSIFEDFTAEVPGNMTKGFVLGHENSGWVEELGAGVGGIEVGAAYLVYGPIGCGHCKACSRGQDTYCENAATNPYLGIGLGRDGGMAEYVTVPVRNLIPLGDADPIAAAPLADAALTPYHAIKTALPHLNGGGRYALVVGLGGLGQIAVQILKALTGATVIATDMKPEAMAKAEAAGAITVPGGPDQVARIREITGGRGVDAAFDFVGVTPTIATATGSMAVGGRLTVVGIAGGVHEWTFFNTPYESTITNTYWGTIEELHEVVDMYRAGQIIPEIETFSLDDGLTAYRKLADGQLSARAVVVPHQA from the coding sequence ATGCGCGCGATCGTATTCAAGGAATGGCAGCAGTTTCCCGCACTCGAGGACGTGGACCGGCCCACCCCCGGTCCAGGCGAGGTGCTGCTGAAGGTGGCCGGTGCCGGAGCCTGCCACTCTGACGTCAGCATCTTCGAGGACTTCACGGCCGAAGTTCCCGGGAACATGACCAAGGGCTTCGTGCTGGGCCACGAGAACTCGGGGTGGGTGGAGGAATTGGGCGCGGGAGTGGGCGGCATTGAGGTGGGTGCCGCCTACCTGGTCTACGGTCCCATCGGCTGCGGCCACTGCAAGGCCTGTTCCCGCGGCCAGGACACCTACTGCGAGAACGCCGCAACCAACCCTTACCTGGGTATCGGCCTGGGCCGCGACGGCGGCATGGCTGAGTACGTCACGGTCCCCGTCCGCAACCTGATCCCGCTCGGCGATGCGGATCCCATCGCGGCGGCACCGCTGGCCGACGCCGCCCTGACTCCGTACCACGCCATCAAGACAGCACTGCCGCACCTGAACGGCGGCGGACGCTATGCGCTGGTGGTGGGGCTAGGTGGCCTGGGACAGATCGCCGTCCAGATCCTCAAGGCCCTGACCGGAGCCACCGTCATTGCCACGGACATGAAGCCCGAGGCGATGGCCAAGGCGGAAGCGGCAGGGGCCATCACGGTTCCCGGCGGCCCGGACCAGGTGGCACGGATCCGGGAAATCACCGGCGGCCGCGGCGTGGACGCCGCCTTCGACTTCGTCGGTGTTACTCCGACGATCGCCACCGCCACCGGTTCGATGGCGGTGGGCGGGCGGCTGACCGTCGTCGGGATTGCCGGCGGCGTACACGAATGGACGTTCTTCAACACCCCCTATGAGTCCACCATCACCAACACCTATTGGGGAACCATCGAGGAACTCCACGAAGTGGTGGACATGTACCGGGCGGGGCAGATCATCCCGGAAATCGAAACCTTTTCCCTGGATGACGGACTCACCGCATACCGGAAGCTGGCGGACGGGCAGCTGAGTGCCCGCGCCGTGGTGGTTCCGCACCAGGCCTAG
- a CDS encoding SDR family NAD(P)-dependent oxidoreductase produces the protein MSRFDGRVAIITGGASGIGRATAVRFAGEGGSVVVADIQDELAAQVAAEIGAAGGHARAFHLDVTSESGWAGVVAFALEEFGRLDVLVNNAGIGDNQAIEDTSLETYAKVVAVTQTSVFLGEKAAAEALKASGNGAVVNVSSMFGIVGGFGTSPAYAAAKGAVRTLTKNTALGWATQGIRVNSVHPGFIDTPILGDTDRKLLTDTTPMARLGRPEDVAAVILFAASDDAAFMTGSELVVDGGYTAR, from the coding sequence ATGTCCCGTTTTGACGGACGAGTCGCCATCATCACCGGAGGAGCCAGCGGCATCGGCCGGGCAACTGCCGTCCGCTTTGCCGGCGAAGGCGGGTCCGTGGTGGTTGCGGACATCCAGGACGAACTGGCCGCCCAGGTGGCCGCAGAGATCGGCGCCGCCGGCGGGCACGCGCGGGCCTTCCACCTGGACGTGACCAGCGAGTCCGGCTGGGCGGGCGTCGTAGCTTTCGCCCTTGAGGAATTCGGCAGGCTCGACGTACTGGTCAACAACGCGGGCATCGGCGACAACCAGGCCATCGAAGACACCAGCCTTGAGACGTATGCCAAGGTGGTGGCCGTGACGCAGACCAGCGTATTCCTCGGCGAAAAGGCCGCAGCGGAAGCCCTGAAGGCGTCCGGCAACGGTGCCGTGGTCAACGTGTCCTCCATGTTCGGCATCGTGGGTGGCTTCGGAACCTCTCCCGCTTACGCGGCGGCCAAGGGCGCCGTTCGCACCCTGACCAAGAACACCGCACTCGGCTGGGCCACCCAGGGAATCCGCGTGAACTCCGTCCACCCCGGCTTCATCGACACCCCGATCCTCGGTGACACGGACCGGAAGCTCCTGACGGACACCACGCCCATGGCCCGGCTGGGCCGTCCCGAGGACGTTGCCGCCGTCATTCTCTTCGCCGCCAGCGACGACGCCGCGTTCATGACCGGGTCCGAACTGGTGGTCGACGGCGGCTACACCGCCCGCTGA
- a CDS encoding flotillin family protein, whose protein sequence is MPDFSPFFPLIAIILGVLFAVGFIWVATKLMWKVAEPNEALIISGLTRGTLDTRAGMDFKIVTGKGALVLPGLQTVRPLSLTLNETELKVSCVTSQGIQVVVEGVVIYKIGDAPPFIANAARRFLGQQPKMESQVYNVFEGHLRSIIGSMTMEEIIRERDKLASQVRSASGVEMEKLGLVVDSLQIKDLQDPTGYIQNIAKPHIAQVKMEARIAEATRNREAAEKEAEAAALIADAQSLSAIRQSVAQANAERARANAAQAGPLAEATARQQVVVQETEVAKLEADREEQKLQTTIRKPADAKAYAKRTDAEGQKAADISAAEALARRTELEAQANARRTEMTAQANATAAAAAAGATKVTGEAEAAATKAKGDAAASAIKAKALAEADGIKARAEALASNQDAVISQQLAENMPAIIAAAAEPFSHVGQMTVLNGGEGVNKMLGGILAQAGDYLPALRTALRNGKDAKDSSRTPTAPGA, encoded by the coding sequence ATGCCGGACTTCTCACCATTCTTCCCGCTCATTGCGATCATCCTGGGAGTGCTTTTTGCCGTTGGTTTCATTTGGGTGGCCACCAAACTGATGTGGAAAGTGGCAGAACCCAACGAAGCCCTGATCATTTCCGGGCTGACCCGCGGAACCCTGGATACCCGTGCCGGCATGGACTTCAAGATCGTGACGGGCAAGGGGGCACTGGTACTACCCGGGCTGCAGACCGTGCGCCCACTTTCGTTGACCCTGAATGAAACGGAACTCAAGGTTTCCTGCGTCACCTCGCAGGGAATCCAGGTGGTGGTGGAAGGGGTGGTCATTTACAAGATTGGGGACGCGCCACCGTTTATTGCCAATGCCGCCCGCCGTTTCCTCGGCCAGCAGCCCAAAATGGAGAGCCAGGTCTACAACGTCTTCGAGGGGCACCTGCGATCCATTATCGGCAGCATGACCATGGAGGAAATTATCCGGGAACGGGACAAGCTCGCTTCGCAGGTCCGCAGCGCCAGCGGCGTGGAAATGGAGAAGCTCGGCCTCGTGGTGGATTCGCTGCAGATCAAGGATCTGCAGGATCCCACCGGGTACATCCAGAACATCGCCAAGCCGCACATTGCCCAGGTGAAGATGGAAGCCAGGATCGCCGAGGCCACCCGCAACCGGGAGGCGGCCGAGAAGGAGGCCGAAGCGGCGGCACTGATCGCTGACGCCCAAAGCCTTTCCGCCATCAGGCAGTCCGTGGCGCAGGCCAACGCAGAACGTGCCCGGGCCAACGCTGCCCAGGCCGGTCCGCTGGCGGAGGCCACAGCACGCCAGCAGGTGGTGGTCCAGGAAACCGAAGTCGCCAAGCTCGAGGCCGACCGCGAGGAACAAAAGCTTCAAACCACCATCCGGAAGCCCGCAGACGCCAAGGCCTATGCCAAGCGCACCGACGCAGAAGGGCAAAAGGCGGCAGACATCAGCGCCGCAGAAGCCCTGGCACGGCGCACAGAGCTCGAAGCCCAGGCCAACGCCCGCCGAACGGAAATGACGGCACAGGCAAACGCCACCGCCGCGGCTGCAGCAGCGGGCGCCACCAAGGTCACCGGTGAGGCCGAGGCTGCGGCCACCAAGGCCAAGGGCGATGCTGCCGCCTCCGCCATCAAGGCCAAGGCCCTGGCCGAGGCGGACGGCATCAAGGCACGGGCCGAAGCCCTGGCCAGCAACCAGGACGCCGTGATTTCCCAGCAGCTCGCCGAAAACATGCCCGCCATCATCGCGGCCGCCGCCGAACCCTTCTCGCACGTTGGCCAAATGACAGTCCTGAACGGCGGCGAGGGCGTCAACAAGATGCTCGGCGGGATCCTGGCCCAGGCCGGCGACTACCTGCCGGCACTGCGCACCGCACTCCGCAACGGCAAGGACGCCAAAGACTCCTCGCGGACACCAACGGCTCCCGGCGCCTAG